One Roseburia rectibacter DNA window includes the following coding sequences:
- a CDS encoding DUF6061 family protein, translated as MDRLISCEFNMDTACVELKFLDGSMIAIDTIAVENEVADNMYQRSELDYLIYNDPVGYADLILNGDPEIYLKTVTECKPLD; from the coding sequence ATGGATAGATTGATTTCTTGTGAGTTTAACATGGATACCGCTTGTGTGGAACTGAAATTTTTAGATGGCAGCATGATTGCCATTGATACCATCGCCGTGGAGAATGAGGTTGCTGACAATATGTATCAACGGTCAGAACTGGATTATCTAATCTACAATGATCCGGTTGGATATGCAGACTTGATCTTGAACGGTGATCCCGAAATTTATCTAAAAACTGTAACTGAATGTAAACCCTTAGATTAA
- the rlmD gene encoding 23S rRNA (uracil(1939)-C(5))-methyltransferase RlmD, with the protein MKKGQIVEGIIERVDFPNKGILRTEDGTRVIVKNAIMGQKVSAAVNKVRKGKCEGRLLEILEKSALELPEPGCVHYGICGGCTFQSLPYEEQLKMKEKQVKDLIDAVITEENKGYEFLPIKASPRPKAYRNKMEFSFGDEYKDGPLALGMHKRGSFYDIVNVGECQIVDEDFRRVLKITLEYFKEKQISFYHKLRHTGYLRHFLVRKAAKTGEILVDLVTTTQMEELSGENESALLEGWVKKLCEEKYDGVLKGILHTKNDSVADTIKNEGTDILFGQDFFYEELLGLKFKITPFSFFQTNSLGAEVLYQTAREFIGDALDDEANQTVFDLYSGTGTIAQILSPVAKKVIGVEIVEEAVVAARENAALNGLTNCEFIAGDVLKVIDTIGEKPDYIVLDPPRDGIHPKALEKIIRYNVPQMVYISCKPTSLARDLEVLQARGYQVKKVQCVDMFPATGNCETVVLLSKGEVDSKKIRVEFSLEDMDMSEFQDGATYTQIKDYVLEHSGLKVSNLYISQIKRKCGIEVGKNYNLPKSEDSRQPQCPPEKEKAIREAFKYFGMI; encoded by the coding sequence ATGAAAAAAGGGCAGATCGTAGAAGGAATCATTGAAAGGGTGGATTTCCCGAATAAAGGAATTTTAAGAACGGAAGATGGTACACGTGTGATCGTAAAAAATGCGATCATGGGACAGAAAGTATCAGCAGCAGTCAATAAGGTCAGAAAAGGAAAATGCGAAGGACGACTGCTTGAAATATTGGAAAAATCTGCACTGGAGCTGCCGGAACCTGGATGTGTTCATTATGGGATCTGTGGTGGCTGTACATTCCAGAGCCTTCCATATGAGGAACAGCTTAAGATGAAAGAAAAGCAGGTCAAAGACCTGATCGACGCAGTCATCACTGAAGAAAATAAGGGATATGAGTTTTTACCAATCAAAGCAAGTCCAAGACCAAAAGCATACCGCAACAAGATGGAGTTTTCATTTGGAGATGAATATAAGGATGGTCCGTTGGCACTTGGAATGCACAAACGCGGCAGTTTTTATGATATCGTAAATGTAGGAGAGTGCCAGATCGTAGACGAAGATTTCCGTCGTGTGCTTAAGATCACGTTGGAATATTTTAAGGAAAAACAGATTTCATTTTATCATAAACTCCGTCACACCGGGTACCTCCGTCATTTTCTTGTGAGAAAAGCAGCAAAAACAGGAGAGATTTTAGTTGACCTTGTGACAACTACACAGATGGAGGAACTTAGTGGGGAAAATGAAAGTGCATTATTAGAAGGCTGGGTGAAAAAACTTTGTGAGGAAAAATATGACGGTGTGCTAAAAGGAATCCTTCATACAAAAAATGACAGCGTTGCCGATACGATCAAAAATGAGGGGACAGATATTTTATTTGGACAGGACTTCTTTTATGAGGAACTGCTTGGTCTGAAGTTTAAAATCACGCCATTTTCCTTTTTCCAGACAAATTCCCTTGGTGCAGAAGTACTCTATCAGACTGCACGTGAATTTATCGGGGATGCGCTCGACGATGAGGCGAATCAGACAGTATTTGACCTGTATTCCGGAACCGGAACAATCGCACAGATACTTTCTCCGGTTGCAAAGAAAGTGATCGGTGTGGAGATCGTGGAGGAAGCTGTTGTGGCTGCAAGGGAGAATGCAGCTTTAAACGGACTTACCAACTGCGAATTTATCGCGGGAGATGTATTAAAAGTGATCGATACGATCGGGGAAAAACCGGATTATATCGTACTTGATCCGCCAAGAGATGGAATCCATCCGAAAGCACTGGAGAAAATCATCCGCTATAATGTGCCGCAGATGGTCTATATTTCCTGTAAACCGACCAGCTTAGCAAGAGATCTTGAAGTGCTGCAGGCGAGAGGTTATCAGGTGAAGAAAGTGCAGTGCGTGGACATGTTCCCTGCGACGGGAAATTGTGAGACGGTTGTCTTGCTTTCCAAGGGCGAGGTCGACTCGAAAAAGATTCGGGTTGAGTTCTCTTTGGAAGATATGGATATGTCGGAGTTCCAAGATGGGGCAACCTACACGCAGATCAAGGACTATGTACTGGAACATAGCGGATTAAAGGTATCCAACCTCTATATCTCACAGATTAAACGGAAATGTGGGATTGAGGTAGGCAAAAACTATAATCTGCCGAAATCCGAGGATTCCAGACAGCCCCAGTGTCCGCCGGAAAAAGAGAAAGCAATCCGAGAAGCATTCAAATATTTTGGGATGATCTAA
- a CDS encoding ABC transporter permease — translation MNVKNRKCIRKLSLKSLYANRRRNLIAIFAIALTTLLFTSMFTIVLSLNASYETYQFRQVGGYAHGTFKDVSPEQAERIAAHPKVKAAGVRKVIGITAEGVFSKTPAEISYMDANCTKWSYATPTTGRMPESGKEVAMDTAALRLLGVTPELGAEVTVSYSITDKDQTAFTVTDTFTLVGYWDYDELMPVHYINISRDYADDIEAQAVKTGLQPFRTDLNVMMASSTNIQGQMEQVDTDLGYTWDSYTDPNSVRIGVNWGYTSSQLESHLDPELVIAIAAFLLLVIFTGYLIIYNIFQISVAGDIRFYGLLKTIGTTPRQLKRIIRQQALLLCLIGIPAGLLLGYGIGAVLVPVVLRSTQLDAGITTISTSPVIFVGSVLFALLTVLLSCSKPGKMAARVSPVEATKYTDAMQTKKKQRSTRGAKLHQMAFANLGRNKKKTVLVVVSLALSVTLFNALCAFVGGFSMEKYVSFMTCADFIVSTPDYFRYNPADEFITPEQIEEIAANTKSSLSGTGYAVRKPVYLWMTEDALRQDYARYESAEQLDSHMSRMEHRGDMVMGDTRIEALDNSLFDKLQVFDGDISPMLEPNNNAIAIAVSLDDYGNLPNPEYYPKVGDTITATYADDVKYIDSRTGELRTEDTPEEYFQEKLYGARDVEYTVCALVELPYSMSYRYGGIGYETVLSVDTAQRDSGGAAIPMLYLFDTADDADEAEAEQYLSKLTAGEFSPLMYESKATARSEFAQFRQMFLLVGGILCAIIGLVGLLNFFNAMMTSILSRRREFAVLQAVGMTNRQLKTMLIYEGLFYAMSSVSAAFILSLAVGPLAGKMLGSMFWFFEYRFTILPVLLTIPVFLLLGWLIPCMMYDNAAKCSVVEQLRDAQ, via the coding sequence ATGAATGTCAAAAACAGAAAATGTATTCGAAAGCTCAGCTTAAAATCTCTTTATGCGAACCGTCGCCGCAATCTGATCGCTATTTTTGCCATTGCGCTGACAACGCTGCTATTTACGTCCATGTTCACCATTGTCTTGTCGTTGAACGCCAGTTATGAAACCTACCAGTTTCGGCAGGTAGGTGGCTATGCACACGGTACCTTTAAGGATGTTTCCCCCGAGCAGGCGGAACGTATCGCTGCCCACCCAAAGGTGAAGGCTGCGGGGGTACGGAAGGTAATCGGTATCACTGCGGAGGGTGTCTTTTCCAAAACCCCTGCAGAGATCAGCTACATGGATGCCAACTGCACTAAATGGAGCTATGCAACCCCTACTACCGGACGGATGCCCGAAAGCGGCAAAGAGGTAGCCATGGATACGGCAGCGTTGCGGCTGCTTGGCGTAACGCCGGAGCTGGGCGCCGAGGTCACGGTTTCCTATTCCATTACGGACAAGGATCAAACCGCCTTTACTGTAACAGATACCTTTACGCTGGTGGGCTATTGGGACTATGATGAACTAATGCCTGTTCATTACATCAACATCAGCCGTGATTACGCAGATGACATCGAAGCGCAGGCAGTGAAAACAGGTTTACAGCCTTTCCGCACCGATTTGAATGTCATGATGGCTTCCAGTACAAACATTCAAGGGCAGATGGAGCAGGTGGATACCGATCTCGGCTACACATGGGACAGCTATACCGATCCCAACAGCGTCCGGATCGGCGTCAACTGGGGATATACCTCATCCCAGCTGGAGTCGCATCTCGATCCGGAACTTGTGATCGCCATAGCAGCTTTTTTGCTGCTGGTGATTTTCACCGGGTATCTTATCATCTATAACATTTTCCAGATCTCTGTTGCGGGGGATATCCGGTTTTACGGGCTTCTGAAAACCATTGGCACAACGCCCCGGCAGCTCAAACGCATCATTCGCCAGCAGGCACTTCTGCTTTGTCTGATCGGCATTCCGGCGGGGCTGCTGTTGGGCTATGGCATTGGCGCTGTTCTGGTGCCTGTTGTCTTGCGCTCCACCCAGTTGGATGCAGGCATCACCACCATCAGCACTTCGCCTGTGATCTTTGTTGGCTCCGTGCTGTTTGCCCTGCTGACGGTGCTTTTGTCCTGCTCCAAGCCCGGGAAAATGGCAGCCAGGGTTTCTCCGGTGGAGGCTACCAAATATACAGATGCGATGCAGACCAAGAAAAAACAGCGCAGCACCCGGGGAGCGAAGCTCCATCAGATGGCCTTTGCCAATCTGGGACGAAACAAAAAAAAGACGGTGCTGGTGGTGGTGTCTCTGGCACTGTCGGTGACGCTGTTCAATGCACTGTGTGCCTTTGTGGGCGGCTTCAGCATGGAGAAGTATGTATCCTTCATGACCTGCGCCGATTTTATCGTCAGCACGCCCGACTATTTCCGTTACAACCCGGCAGATGAATTCATCACGCCGGAACAGATCGAAGAGATCGCAGCAAACACAAAGTCCAGTCTTTCCGGCACGGGATATGCTGTGCGAAAACCCGTATATCTTTGGATGACGGAGGATGCTCTGCGGCAGGACTATGCAAGGTACGAAAGTGCTGAGCAGTTGGACAGCCATATGAGCCGCATGGAGCACCGGGGCGATATGGTGATGGGAGATACCAGAATCGAGGCTCTGGATAACAGCCTGTTTGACAAGCTGCAAGTGTTCGACGGAGATATTTCTCCTATGCTGGAGCCAAACAATAACGCTATTGCCATTGCGGTTTCCTTAGATGACTACGGTAATCTGCCCAATCCTGAATACTACCCCAAGGTGGGAGACACGATCACCGCCACCTATGCGGACGATGTGAAATATATCGACAGCCGCACCGGGGAACTCCGCACCGAAGATACACCGGAGGAGTACTTTCAGGAAAAACTGTATGGAGCCAGAGATGTAGAGTACACGGTCTGCGCCTTGGTAGAGCTTCCGTATTCCATGAGTTATCGTTATGGTGGTATTGGATATGAGACAGTTTTGTCTGTGGATACCGCACAGAGGGACAGCGGCGGTGCGGCCATTCCGATGCTCTACCTGTTCGACACAGCAGACGACGCAGACGAGGCCGAAGCAGAGCAATATCTATCGAAGCTCACTGCCGGTGAGTTTTCACCCTTGATGTATGAAAGCAAGGCCACGGCTCGCTCTGAGTTTGCTCAGTTCCGGCAGATGTTCCTTCTGGTAGGTGGTATCCTCTGTGCTATCATCGGGCTGGTGGGACTCTTAAATTTCTTCAACGCCATGATGACCAGTATTCTTTCCCGCCGCCGTGAATTTGCTGTGCTTCAGGCTGTAGGAATGACGAACCGGCAGCTCAAAACCATGCTGATCTACGAGGGATTGTTTTACGCAATGTCCTCCGTATCGGCGGCCTTTATTCTGTCGCTGGCGGTGGGACCTCTTGCAGGAAAAATGCTGGGCAGTATGTTCTGGTTCTTTGAGTATCGATTCACCATTCTGCCTGTCCTGCTGACAATTCCGGTATTTCTTCTGCTGGGGTGGCTGATTCCTTGCATGATGTATGACAATGCAGCGAAATGCAGTGTTGTAGAGCAATTAAGGGATGCTCAATAA